In Aythya fuligula isolate bAytFul2 chromosome 6, bAytFul2.pri, whole genome shotgun sequence, the following are encoded in one genomic region:
- the ZSWIM2 gene encoding E3 ubiquitin-protein ligase ZSWIM2 gives MAGRRQEAGAALRRRQERALRGTMRVVRELGPAAFLLQEDGRRGPPLRVLLGAPHSCSCGTARAGAGLCEHLCWILLKKYRLPRDHEYACKSGLLEREIEEILERLHQKPTQNAKQALLSQTPHEENDRCIHQKEIDKEDVCPICQEELLKKMLPITYCRYSCGNNVHIKCMKIWADHQDETEKDSVVKCPLCREKFAPLKLILEEFRNSNQLVTATEKARLDTHLGIPCNNCRVFPIVGKCYKCTECADYHLCHECFISFCHSPHVFLFRQKRNKKWRALEQPSELSAQGGTYKSFNPANNSEEKLLYLQKTTCTPKNIVKSLPVILVSKHSTLLAPGIQCRLCLKSFHLGQYVRLLPCNHKFHRECIDCWLLHRKNTCPIDEYVIYNPLTWKDTPAKQENFPAGSHTSVKRLVKQGKPEMCVSGSQFYLKQGSSAYTSGSSGSSFKKLPNTSVPETQKDLRSFSNLHLGNSDPNSSRTLCNFSRHGKDISLSSCEAAFSVKSSTIRKADIHNAFRSPHLIDCSKTRQVFPIRKDYCDNSTNERYPRELNLKINLCATSHSSKKGSKDIGNTIHQQRLLTKRLPKDNHLNFKQTKTDLLLEGIPLHASSRFPCFK, from the exons ATGGCGGGGCGGCGGCAGGAGGCGGGCGCGGCGCTGAGGCGGCGGCAGGAGCGGGCGCTGCGCGGCACCATGCGCGTCGTCAGGGAGCTGGGGCCCGCCgccttcctgctgcaggaggacgGCCGCCGCGGGCCGCCGCTCAGG GTGCTGCTCGGAGCGCCGCACTCGTGCAGCTGCGGCACCGCCCGGGCGGGAGCGGGGCTCTGCGAGCACCTCTGCTG gattcttctgaaaaaataccGATTACCAAGAGATCATGAAT ATGCTTGTAAGTCGGGTCTTCTCGAAAGAGAAATTGAGGAGATACTTGAGCGATTGCATCAGAAACcaacacaaaatgcaaaacaagctCTCCTCTCACAAACACCACATGAAGAGAATGACAGATGCATTCATCAGAAAGAAATTGACAAAGAGGATGTTTGTCCCATTTGTCAGGAGGAGTTACTAAAGAAAATGCTTCCCATCACTTACTGCAG ataCAGCTGTGGTAACAATGTACAcataaaatgcatgaaaatttgGGCTGACCACCAAGATGAAACTGAGAAAGATTCTGTAGTGAAATGCCCACTCTGCAGGGAAAAATTTGCACCTCTAAAGCTCATTCTAGAAGAATTTAGAAACTCTAATCAACTTGTGACTGCAACAGAGAAAGCAAGACTGGATACGCACCTCGGAATCCCTTGCAATAACTGCAGAGTATTTCCAATTGTGGGAAAGTGCTACAA gtgCACGGAGTGTGCTGACTATCACCTATGCCATGAATGTTTCATTAGTTTCTGCCATTCTccacatgtttttctttttagacaG aagagaaataagaaatggaGAGCTCTTGAACAGCCTTCAGAATTATCAGCCCAAGGAGGAACATATAAAAGCTTTAACCCAGCAAAtaattctgaagaaaagctATTATATCTTCAGAA gacTACTTGTACCCCAAAGAACATTGTGAAGTCTTTACCTGTTATTTTAGTTAGCAAACACAGTACTTTACTTGCCCCAGGTATTCAATGTAGACTCTGTTTGAAGAGCTTTCATCTTGGTCAGTATGTAAGACTCCTGCCATGTAATCACAAG TTTCATAGGGAATGTATTGACTGTTGGCTACTACACCGAAAAAACACATGTCCTATTGATGAATACGTTATATACAATCCCCTCACTTGGAAGGATACACCAGCCAAACAGGAGAACTTCCCAGCAGGTTCTCATACAAGTGTTAAAAGACTTGTAAAACAAGGGAAACCGGAAATGTGTGTCTCTGGAAGTCAATTTTATCTCAAGCAAGGATCATCTGCATATACATCAGGAAGTTCTGGAAGTAGCTTCAAAAAGCTTCCTAATACCAGTGTGCCAGAAACTCAAAAGGATTTAAGAAGTTTTAGCAACCTCCATCTAGGTAATTCTGATCCTAACAGCAGCAGAACTCTATGCAATTTTTCTAGGCACGGTAAGGATATTTCTCTAAGCTCTTGTGaagcagcattttctgtgaAGTCCAGCACTATTAGGAAGGCTGACATTCATAATGCTTTCAGAAGCCCACACCTGATTGACTGCAGCAAAACAAGGCAAGTATTTCCTATTAGAAAAGATTACTGTGATAATTCTACAAATGAAAGATACCCCAGGGAGCTGAATTTGAAAATCAATTTGTGTGCAACAAGCCATTCTTCAAAAAAAGGTAGTAAAGATATTGGAAACACCATCCACCAACAAAGGCTCCTAACAAAGCGACTGCCTAAAGATAACCATCttaactttaaacaaacaaaaacagatttattattGGAAGGAATTCCACTGCATGCCAGCTCACGATTTCCTTGTTTTAAATAa